From one Gemella morbillorum genomic stretch:
- the metK gene encoding methionine adenosyltransferase — MAKTYLFTSESVTEGHPDKIADQVSDAILDEILRQDPYGRVACETCVNTGLAVLIGEVSTTANVDFQKIVRDTINEIGYNDPNKGYSGDHISVLVGLDKQSPDIALGVDTSLETKQEKEENEVGAGDQGLMFGFATNETSSYMPLPIYLSHKLAKQLATVRKDGTLNYLGPDGKVQVTVEYDINHKVKRIDTIVVSTQHDADVSQEQIHADIKKYVIAPCLDKELLDENTKYFINPTGRFVIGGPVGDAGLTGRKIIVDTYGGFSRHGGGAFSGKDATKVDRSGAYMARYIAKNIVASGICDKVEVQLAYAIGVAHPVSIFIETFGTSKVDEGEIVKTIKKEFKLTPNGIIETLDLRKPIFKKTAAYGHFGREDEDFTWERTDKTESFKKLLK; from the coding sequence ATGGCTAAAACATATTTATTTACATCAGAATCAGTAACAGAAGGGCATCCAGATAAAATTGCAGACCAAGTATCTGATGCAATACTAGATGAAATCTTGAGACAAGATCCATACGGGCGAGTAGCATGTGAAACATGTGTAAATACAGGACTTGCTGTTTTGATTGGAGAGGTTTCGACAACAGCAAATGTAGATTTTCAAAAAATAGTTCGTGATACAATTAATGAGATTGGGTATAATGATCCAAATAAAGGATATTCTGGAGATCATATTTCGGTATTGGTAGGGTTAGATAAACAGTCTCCAGATATTGCACTAGGAGTAGATACTTCATTAGAAACAAAACAAGAAAAAGAAGAAAATGAAGTAGGTGCAGGAGACCAAGGTTTAATGTTTGGTTTTGCTACAAACGAAACATCGTCTTATATGCCATTACCAATTTATTTAAGTCATAAACTTGCAAAACAACTTGCAACAGTAAGAAAAGATGGTACATTGAATTATTTAGGGCCAGATGGTAAAGTGCAAGTAACTGTTGAATATGATATAAATCATAAAGTAAAACGTATAGACACTATTGTCGTATCAACTCAACATGATGCAGATGTTTCTCAAGAGCAAATCCATGCAGATATTAAAAAATATGTTATTGCACCATGTTTAGATAAAGAATTACTAGATGAAAACACTAAATATTTTATCAATCCGACAGGTCGTTTTGTAATTGGTGGACCGGTGGGAGATGCTGGACTTACAGGCCGTAAAATTATTGTCGATACTTATGGAGGATTTTCACGTCATGGTGGAGGAGCATTTAGTGGTAAAGATGCAACAAAGGTTGACCGTTCGGGTGCATATATGGCGCGCTATATTGCGAAAAATATCGTAGCTAGTGGAATCTGTGATAAAGTAGAAGTTCAACTTGCTTATGCTATTGGAGTAGCCCATCCGGTATCTATTTTTATAGAAACATTTGGAACTTCAAAAGTAGATGAAGGAGAAATTGTTAAAACAATTAAAAAAGAATTCAAATTAACTCCAAACGGAATAATAGAAACACTTGATCTAAGAAAACCAATTTTCAAAAAGACAGCAGCTTATGGGCATTTTGGTCGTGAAGATGAAGATTTCACATGGGAAAGAACTGATAAAACAGAATCATTTAAAAAATTATTGAAATAA
- a CDS encoding truncated hemoglobin: MNLYEQIGEENIDLLVSYMYDDIIPNDDRINILFSDGFDRIKIEQKKFFRLFLGEPGHSIFATPDLRRKHMKLPISIKEAKYWLEDFELALERLDIDPSIKKFFSQKINSLTMQMINTI, from the coding sequence ATGAATCTATATGAACAAATTGGTGAAGAGAATATTGATCTTTTGGTAAGTTATATGTATGATGATATAATACCTAATGATGATAGAATAAATATATTATTTTCAGATGGTTTTGATAGGATAAAAATAGAGCAAAAAAAATTTTTTAGGTTATTTTTAGGGGAACCAGGCCATTCTATTTTTGCTACACCAGATTTAAGAAGAAAGCATATGAAGTTACCAATATCTATAAAAGAAGCGAAATATTGGTTGGAAGACTTTGAGTTAGCATTAGAGAGATTGGATATAGACCCATCAATAAAAAAATTTTTTAGTCAAAAAATAAATTCATTGACTATGCAAATGATAAATACTATTTAA
- a CDS encoding PH domain-containing protein, protein MNNIKKSRVHPLGILDFIISVLKLFWIFVILLLREDGLPRYLILAGICLILILWGVLNYLATTYEVADNVIIYREGIFNKKIKNINLENIQSLDTSSNILYQVFNLVSLDINLVADKIRIRPLKKDIALALIHKLNKVKNVNKTNINNQDIGQHEELGLIIEEKEEVKILSLSIKDLIFYGLLRVRFLAALGLLFAFYDKIKDVVKYIFDSSDIVDKYLEKGAKSAAGDVKLLITITLVFIVLVIIGSIIFTVTKFYNFTLLRKDNNLLCKYGLLNKKSLVIDIERLQSIKIKEPLRYRFFGLVKLSVETLTKTVSEDLSEQKTTIDLMPLVPKKEAQRFIEENLSLDLGYYNSLKGEKIPKRARFVMYRWSVINCAFLPLIIFFFLYMVKIPVLEMKKIEIALVLYLVLLFYSLLTKIYKLKNNEIAYDNNNFKYTYMSGLEIVTEFIKVKKVGTINKQTHYFLNRLNLVHLKINSIGNNSDINLRYYDKQYHLKLEKDFLEKETVYANNI, encoded by the coding sequence ATGAATAATATAAAAAAAAGTCGGGTACATCCTTTAGGAATTTTAGATTTTATTATCTCTGTTTTAAAACTCTTCTGGATTTTTGTAATACTACTCTTGCGAGAAGATGGATTACCAAGGTATTTAATTCTTGCTGGAATCTGTTTAATTTTAATATTATGGGGTGTGTTAAATTATTTGGCAACGACTTATGAAGTAGCAGATAATGTTATAATATATCGTGAAGGTATTTTCAATAAAAAAATAAAGAATATCAATTTGGAAAATATTCAATCATTAGATACGAGTTCTAATATTTTATATCAAGTTTTTAATCTTGTTTCATTAGATATTAATTTGGTAGCAGATAAGATTAGAATAAGACCACTAAAAAAAGATATAGCTTTAGCATTAATTCATAAACTCAATAAAGTGAAAAATGTTAATAAAACTAATATAAATAATCAAGATATTGGACAGCATGAAGAATTGGGATTAATAATAGAGGAAAAAGAAGAAGTGAAAATTCTATCGCTGAGTATAAAAGATTTGATTTTTTATGGATTACTACGAGTGAGATTTTTAGCGGCATTAGGTCTACTTTTTGCTTTTTATGATAAAATTAAGGATGTTGTTAAGTATATTTTTGATAGTAGCGATATAGTAGATAAATATCTAGAAAAAGGAGCGAAAAGTGCAGCAGGTGATGTTAAGTTATTAATTACAATAACTCTTGTTTTTATAGTACTTGTTATAATTGGCTCAATTATATTTACCGTAACTAAATTCTATAATTTCACATTACTAAGAAAAGATAATAATCTTCTTTGTAAGTATGGCTTATTGAATAAAAAATCTTTAGTGATTGATATAGAAAGATTACAAAGTATTAAAATAAAAGAGCCGTTACGCTATAGATTCTTTGGCTTAGTAAAGTTATCAGTGGAAACTTTAACGAAAACAGTATCAGAGGATTTGAGTGAACAAAAGACAACAATAGATCTTATGCCATTAGTTCCAAAAAAAGAGGCACAAAGATTTATTGAAGAAAACTTAAGTTTAGATTTAGGGTATTATAATAGTTTAAAAGGGGAGAAAATCCCAAAACGTGCAAGATTTGTAATGTATCGTTGGAGTGTTATAAATTGTGCGTTTCTTCCTCTAATTATATTTTTCTTTCTTTATATGGTGAAAATTCCAGTTTTGGAAATGAAAAAAATAGAGATAGCTTTAGTACTTTATCTTGTCTTACTTTTCTATAGTCTTTTAACAAAAATATATAAGTTAAAAAATAATGAAATAGCTTATGATAACAATAATTTTAAATATACATATATGAGTGGATTGGAAATTGTCACAGAGTTTATTAAAGTTAAGAAGGTTGGAACAATAAACAAGCAAACTCATTATTTCTTAAATCGTCTAAATCTTGTTCATCTAAAGATTAATTCAATAGGGAATAACTCTGATATAAATTTACGATATTATGATAAACAATATCATCTTAAGTTAGAAAAAGATTTCTTAGAAAAGGAGACTGTTTATGCAAATAATATTTAA
- a CDS encoding PH domain-containing protein, which yields MQIIFKKERYILPEKAKFYYKLDYLLRTIMAILTVLGIVSFRFFVLEKQLEYLLFSIIIGLIFIVGGICIWKIVPLKYENYSYSFDKEGITLVRGVFFKVKEFLPYNTIQDVTLEKGPILSKLNLANIKIKGINSVLTIDTIDEELAEEIKENILKERSLYNVEY from the coding sequence ATGCAAATAATATTTAAAAAAGAGCGATATATATTACCAGAAAAAGCTAAATTTTATTATAAGCTAGATTACTTACTTAGAACTATAATGGCTATTTTAACAGTATTAGGGATTGTGAGCTTTAGGTTTTTTGTTTTAGAAAAGCAATTAGAGTATCTTTTATTTTCTATTATTATCGGTTTAATTTTTATAGTAGGAGGAATATGTATTTGGAAAATAGTACCTCTAAAATATGAGAATTATTCATATAGTTTTGACAAAGAGGGTATAACTTTAGTTAGAGGTGTGTTTTTTAAGGTGAAGGAATTTTTGCCATATAATACTATACAAGATGTGACTTTAGAAAAAGGACCTATATTATCAAAATTAAATTTAGCAAATATAAAGATAAAAGGTATTAATAGTGTTTTAACAATAGATACAATTGATGAAGAATTAGCAGAAGAAATAAAAGAAAATATATTAAAAGAGCGTAGTTTGTATAATGTAGAGTATTAG